The Paenibacillus uliginis N3/975 genome has a window encoding:
- the map gene encoding type I methionyl aminopeptidase: MIIIKTEEQIAKMNKAGQLLAECHRQIAGMVKPGITTLEIDQFVEKFLKQHGAHPEQKGYHGYPFATCASVNDVICHGFPSDVPLKDGDIVTIDMVVKLDGWLADSAWSYAVGNVSEEAQHLLDVTKKALYLGIEQAVIGNRIGDISHAIQSYAESENLSVVRNFVGHAIGQDMHEEPQVPHYGPPHRGPRLKEGMVITIEPMLNIGSYGCKIDPDGWTARTVDGKWSAQYEHTLAITKDGPLILTEQDA, translated from the coding sequence ATGATCATCATCAAGACGGAAGAACAAATTGCAAAAATGAACAAAGCCGGACAACTGCTTGCAGAATGTCACCGGCAAATCGCCGGAATGGTTAAGCCCGGTATTACAACATTGGAAATCGACCAGTTTGTCGAAAAATTCCTTAAACAACATGGAGCGCATCCTGAGCAAAAGGGTTATCATGGTTATCCCTTCGCTACGTGTGCGTCAGTGAACGACGTCATTTGTCATGGGTTTCCAAGCGATGTGCCTTTGAAGGATGGAGATATCGTTACCATTGATATGGTCGTTAAACTGGACGGCTGGCTGGCGGATTCCGCCTGGTCTTACGCTGTCGGAAACGTCTCCGAAGAGGCACAGCATCTGCTGGACGTAACTAAAAAGGCACTTTACCTCGGCATTGAGCAGGCTGTTATCGGGAATAGGATTGGAGATATCTCACATGCAATCCAGTCGTATGCTGAATCGGAGAACTTGTCTGTGGTACGGAATTTTGTTGGCCACGCCATCGGCCAGGACATGCATGAAGAACCTCAGGTTCCTCACTATGGACCTCCTCACCGCGGTCCCCGCTTGAAAGAGGGAATGGTCATTACTATTGAGCCGATGCTCAATATCGGTTCCTATGGCTGCAAGATCGATCCGGATGGTTGGACTGCCCGGACGGTTGACGGAAAATGGTCAGCGCAGTATGAGCATACGCTAGCCATTACCAAGGATGGCCCGTTGATTCTTACGGAGCAGGATGCTTGA
- a CDS encoding FAD-binding oxidoreductase yields the protein MLKPHIREQLAAVVGEKWLKDDAESLVSYSYDATPLYQSMPDGVVFPGSTQEVSDIVKICAANGIPIVGRGAGSNLCGGTVPLQGGLIIVMTRMNKLLEIDADNLTATFQTGLNTKQFHQTVERAGLFYPPDPSSMIICTMGGNIALGAGGLRGLKYGTTKDYVLGLEAVLPDGSIMRTGGKLVKDAAGYDLTRLLVGSGGTLAILTEATVKLIPKPPYRRAMVAMYDDIYAAARTVSNIIANHIFPCTLEFMDQPTLQVVEDFAKIGLPVHAKAMLAIEQDGSEEDVERDLKRIEEICLESGATQMKIAASPEEGAKVMEARRSALAALSRLRPTTILEDATVPRSKIADMVLAVQRIAQKYDVQICTFGHAGDGNLHPTAMTDARNPEEIHRVEQAFAEIFEAAIELGGTITGEHGVGIVKAPYLEWKVGAAGLDMMKRIKDAIDPAGIMNPGKMFAETRKRIVMQEQPKLTGV from the coding sequence GTGCTTAAGCCACATATACGGGAACAATTGGCTGCGGTCGTGGGAGAGAAATGGCTGAAAGACGACGCGGAAAGCCTTGTTTCTTACAGCTACGATGCTACACCGCTTTATCAGTCTATGCCGGATGGAGTTGTTTTTCCAGGGAGCACCCAAGAGGTTTCCGATATAGTGAAAATATGTGCTGCGAACGGAATTCCGATTGTCGGACGAGGGGCCGGAAGCAATCTGTGCGGGGGAACCGTACCGCTTCAGGGCGGGCTCATTATTGTGATGACCCGAATGAACAAGCTGCTTGAGATTGATGCGGATAACCTGACCGCAACCTTTCAGACAGGGCTGAATACGAAGCAATTTCATCAAACAGTGGAGCGTGCTGGACTATTTTATCCGCCGGATCCAAGCAGCATGATCATTTGTACGATGGGTGGAAACATTGCGCTTGGAGCCGGCGGACTGCGGGGACTTAAATACGGTACAACCAAGGATTATGTACTGGGACTCGAAGCAGTCCTGCCGGATGGAAGTATTATGCGCACGGGTGGCAAGCTGGTGAAAGACGCGGCTGGATACGATTTGACCCGTCTGCTGGTCGGGTCGGGAGGTACGCTAGCTATTTTGACGGAAGCAACGGTAAAGCTGATTCCGAAGCCGCCGTACCGGCGTGCAATGGTCGCCATGTACGATGACATTTATGCGGCGGCACGTACAGTATCGAACATTATTGCCAATCATATTTTTCCGTGCACATTGGAATTTATGGATCAGCCGACGCTTCAGGTCGTGGAGGATTTTGCGAAGATTGGTCTTCCAGTGCACGCAAAGGCGATGCTGGCGATTGAGCAGGACGGTAGTGAAGAGGACGTAGAACGTGATTTGAAACGAATCGAAGAAATTTGCCTGGAATCAGGGGCTACCCAGATGAAGATTGCGGCTTCGCCGGAAGAAGGGGCCAAAGTTATGGAAGCCCGGCGCAGCGCGCTCGCCGCCTTGTCCCGTCTGCGTCCGACAACGATCCTAGAGGATGCGACCGTTCCGCGCTCCAAGATTGCCGATATGGTGCTCGCAGTTCAGCGTATAGCTCAGAAATATGATGTGCAGATTTGTACGTTCGGCCATGCAGGGGACGGAAACCTTCACCCGACGGCTATGACGGATGCGAGAAATCCCGAGGAAATTCACAGAGTAGAGCAAGCATTTGCTGAGATATTTGAAGCAGCGATTGAGCTGGGCGGTACGATTACGGGAGAACACGGTGTAGGTATTGTAAAAGCTCCGTACTTGGAGTGGAAGGTTGGCGCTGCCGGATTGGATATGATGAAACGGATTAAGGATGCCATTGATCCGGCTGGTATTATGAACCCCGGCAAAATGTTTGCGGAGACGAGAAAACGGATTGTGATGCAGGAGCAGCCTAAGTTAACTGGAGTATGA
- a CDS encoding YqaA family protein, whose amino-acid sequence MFQDVLDFLMKFGPWGLFIHSFFDAVIFPIPAFFLQVSLSMLHPSTALWLATYGFIGCLLGTPIGYLIGKLLGKSVLYKILKKEWIDAATERFQKNGEAAILVGSFTPIPFKVFTILSGCLNFPLWRLMAYAAIGRATKFYVVGTLFYLYGNAAEGMVKNVSLYIFIIAVPLLLLGVYWNRRRKRKRNEVIQSETETEKPVLESKIPDQQTPSA is encoded by the coding sequence ATGTTTCAGGACGTACTGGATTTTTTGATGAAGTTTGGTCCATGGGGATTGTTTATTCATTCATTTTTTGATGCTGTAATATTTCCGATTCCCGCTTTCTTTCTACAAGTTTCTTTAAGTATGCTTCATCCGTCAACGGCCCTATGGCTGGCAACTTACGGTTTTATCGGTTGTCTGCTCGGTACGCCTATCGGTTATCTGATCGGTAAACTGCTAGGCAAATCAGTACTATACAAAATATTAAAAAAAGAATGGATCGATGCTGCTACTGAACGGTTTCAAAAAAACGGCGAAGCCGCTATTCTGGTCGGTTCGTTTACGCCGATACCATTCAAAGTGTTTACGATTCTTTCAGGCTGTCTGAATTTTCCGCTATGGCGACTTATGGCTTACGCTGCAATAGGCAGAGCAACAAAATTTTATGTCGTAGGAACGCTGTTCTACTTGTACGGCAATGCAGCTGAAGGCATGGTGAAGAACGTGTCCCTTTATATATTCATCATAGCTGTTCCATTACTGTTGCTCGGCGTGTACTGGAACCGGAGACGTAAACGCAAACGTAATGAGGTTATTCAGTCTGAGACGGAGACTGAGAAACCTGTCCTTGAATCTAAAATCCCGGATCAACAAACTCCATCAGCATAA
- a CDS encoding ATP-binding protein has translation MINGKSLCSDLMIQAIERAPIGTAFLNSEGYIINVNPFACLLVGCEADELMNRSIHDWIHPDDASLVHSRLAELLKGDQHTNQVELRMLHKLGHMLWVSSTLSAVKDDEGRIFGFVVHLIDLTAQKRAYHYAEEVMIQSDKLSMAGQLAAGIAHEIRNPMTSIKGFVQLMRSGSGSKEEYFDIISSEIERIELILGELLLLAKPQGIKYGQKDIRLLLEQVITLLNTQAILNNVEIITRFGTEAAYVKCDENQMKQVFINFIKNAVESMPGGGKLTIHIECDSVDQLVIFFVDEGCGIPESILSRLGEPFYTTKEKGTGLGFMISKKMIEDHCGQVVVFSKPNEGTTIKVTLPLAHTAND, from the coding sequence ATGATTAATGGCAAAAGCCTATGCAGCGATCTCATGATTCAGGCTATAGAGAGGGCACCGATCGGAACGGCATTTCTTAATTCCGAAGGATACATCATAAATGTTAATCCTTTCGCATGTTTACTGGTGGGATGCGAAGCTGATGAGCTTATGAATCGCTCTATTCATGACTGGATCCATCCGGATGATGCTTCGTTGGTTCATTCCCGCCTCGCTGAGCTGTTAAAGGGAGATCAGCATACCAATCAGGTTGAGCTAAGGATGCTTCATAAATTGGGTCATATGCTATGGGTGTCTTCCACATTGTCTGCGGTAAAAGATGACGAAGGAAGAATCTTCGGATTTGTGGTACATTTAATCGATCTGACAGCGCAGAAGAGAGCCTACCATTACGCAGAGGAAGTGATGATTCAATCTGACAAGCTGTCGATGGCAGGACAGCTGGCAGCTGGTATAGCTCATGAAATCCGAAATCCGATGACATCTATCAAGGGCTTTGTTCAGCTTATGCGTTCAGGCTCAGGAAGTAAAGAGGAGTATTTTGACATTATATCTTCCGAAATCGAACGTATCGAGCTGATCCTTGGGGAACTGCTGTTATTAGCTAAGCCCCAGGGTATCAAATATGGGCAAAAAGATATTCGGCTTCTGCTTGAACAGGTTATCACTCTTCTTAATACTCAGGCCATCCTCAACAATGTGGAGATTATCACGAGATTCGGCACGGAAGCAGCTTATGTGAAATGTGATGAAAATCAAATGAAACAGGTGTTCATAAATTTTATTAAGAATGCAGTAGAATCCATGCCGGGTGGGGGGAAACTTACAATTCATATCGAATGCGACAGTGTGGATCAGCTTGTTATTTTTTTTGTAGACGAGGGCTGCGGCATTCCGGAATCTATTTTATCCCGGCTGGGTGAACCGTTTTATACGACAAAAGAAAAAGGAACCGGTCTTGGCTTTATGATCAGTAAAAAAATGATCGAGGATCACTGCGGCCAAGTTGTCGTATTCAGTAAGCCCAATGAGGGAACAACGATAAAGGTTACACTGCCCCTCGCACATACGGCGAATGACTGA
- a CDS encoding alpha-glucosidase/alpha-galactosidase — MSKITFIGAGSTVFVKNVLGDVMATPALQGFELALFDIDPERLQDSERLLNSMRSTLGSTCVIKAYSDRREALRGAKYVINAIQVGGYDPCTITDFEIPKKYGLRQTIADTVGIGGIFRNLRTIPVMLDFARDIQEVCPDAWFLNYTNPMAVLTNVMNTAGGVKTVGLCHSVQVCVDGLFQSLGMDQTGVESKIAGINHMAWLLEVKKDGIDLYPEIKRRAAEKQKEQHWDMVRYELMFRFGYYVTESSEHNAEYHPYFIKRSYPELIEKYNIPLDEYPRRCINQINGWKEMRGKLFESQSIEHSRSKEYASYIMEAMETNVPFKIGGNVMNTGLITNLPKEACVEVPCLVDSSGVTPTYVGDLPPQLAALNRTNINTQLLTVEAAITGKKEHIYHAAMLDPHTAAELSLDDIVGLCDELIEAHGSWLPSFK, encoded by the coding sequence ATGTCTAAAATAACGTTTATTGGTGCGGGCAGCACCGTATTTGTCAAAAATGTGCTAGGTGACGTGATGGCAACACCCGCATTGCAAGGCTTCGAGCTTGCATTGTTCGATATTGATCCGGAGCGGCTTCAGGATTCAGAACGGCTGCTTAACAGTATGAGGAGTACACTTGGCAGCACCTGTGTCATTAAGGCATATTCGGACCGCAGGGAAGCGCTGAGAGGTGCCAAATATGTAATTAATGCAATTCAGGTAGGCGGTTATGATCCTTGTACGATTACGGATTTTGAAATTCCGAAGAAATACGGTCTGCGTCAGACCATTGCAGATACGGTTGGCATAGGCGGGATATTCCGTAACCTGCGTACGATTCCGGTGATGCTTGATTTTGCAAGAGATATTCAGGAGGTATGCCCGGATGCATGGTTCCTTAACTATACGAATCCGATGGCGGTTCTAACGAATGTGATGAATACAGCAGGAGGCGTTAAGACGGTTGGATTATGCCATAGCGTTCAGGTCTGTGTGGACGGATTGTTCCAATCGCTCGGCATGGATCAGACCGGTGTAGAGTCCAAAATTGCCGGGATTAACCATATGGCATGGCTGCTGGAAGTCAAAAAGGATGGAATCGACCTGTATCCGGAAATTAAACGCCGTGCAGCTGAGAAACAGAAAGAACAGCATTGGGATATGGTCCGTTATGAGCTGATGTTTCGCTTCGGTTACTATGTGACTGAATCATCCGAACATAACGCAGAATATCATCCGTACTTTATTAAGCGTAGCTATCCGGAGTTGATCGAGAAGTACAATATTCCACTGGATGAGTATCCACGCCGCTGTATTAACCAGATTAACGGTTGGAAGGAAATGCGCGGGAAACTGTTTGAAAGCCAGAGTATCGAGCATTCGCGTTCCAAGGAATATGCTTCCTACATTATGGAGGCGATGGAGACGAACGTTCCGTTCAAAATCGGCGGCAATGTCATGAACACTGGGTTGATTACAAACCTGCCGAAGGAAGCCTGTGTAGAAGTGCCCTGTCTCGTAGACTCGTCGGGTGTTACGCCTACGTACGTGGGAGATCTGCCTCCGCAGCTCGCTGCACTGAACCGTACCAATATCAATACTCAGCTACTCACCGTCGAGGCGGCCATCACCGGCAAAAAAGAACATATCTATCACGCTGCTATGCTTGATCCGCATACAGCAGCCGAATTGTCTCTCGACGATATTGTGGGGCTTTGTGACGAACTGATCGAAGCGCACGGCAGTTGGTTGCCTTCATTTAAATAA
- a CDS encoding TerC family protein encodes MNTGLLLEYGWVLLVLIGLEGILAADNALVMSIMVKHLPEERRKKALFYGLAGAFVFRFASLFIISYLADVWYVQALGAAYLLYISINHIVKQFFVKKKVHMKEAAKKDEKFWVTVLKVELADIAFAVDAILAAVALALTLPETNLPQIGGMDGGHFLVILTGGIIGLIIMRFAASYFGKLLVRRPGLETAAFMIVGWVGIKLAVYTLAHPDIAMIDKGFPKSTGWKLIFWGVLILIAVLGWFLSKDKSELTKTEQKQVE; translated from the coding sequence TTGAATACGGGGCTGTTACTGGAGTACGGATGGGTTCTTTTGGTGTTAATTGGTTTGGAGGGAATTCTTGCAGCGGATAATGCACTGGTTATGTCGATCATGGTTAAACATCTTCCGGAAGAGCGGAGAAAGAAGGCTTTATTTTACGGATTAGCTGGTGCATTTGTGTTTCGTTTTGCTTCCCTCTTTATTATCTCGTATTTGGCGGATGTTTGGTACGTTCAGGCATTGGGGGCAGCTTACCTGCTGTATATCAGTATCAATCATATCGTGAAGCAGTTCTTTGTGAAGAAGAAGGTTCACATGAAAGAGGCTGCAAAAAAAGACGAGAAATTCTGGGTCACCGTACTTAAAGTAGAGCTGGCGGATATCGCCTTTGCGGTTGACGCCATCTTGGCAGCCGTTGCGCTCGCGCTGACTTTGCCGGAAACGAATTTGCCGCAAATCGGCGGAATGGATGGCGGACATTTCCTTGTTATCTTAACTGGCGGGATCATCGGACTTATTATTATGCGTTTTGCTGCATCATACTTTGGCAAGCTTCTCGTCCGAAGACCTGGTCTGGAAACAGCAGCATTCATGATTGTCGGTTGGGTGGGAATAAAGCTGGCCGTATATACGCTGGCACATCCTGACATCGCAATGATTGACAAGGGATTTCCGAAAAGTACAGGATGGAAGCTCATTTTCTGGGGTGTTCTGATCCTGATTGCTGTCCTCGGCTGGTTCTTGTCTAAGGACAAAAGCGAGCTTACGAAGACAGAGCAAAAGCAGGTGGAATAA
- a CDS encoding (Fe-S)-binding protein: MKGMTGMEQSHGALAQRMKLTLDEEQLTNCMRCGFCQMACPTFLETGLEAASPRGRIALMKAVVDGIMEPDESFQSQMDLCLGCRACEPACPSDVKYGQLIEQTREAIVKEKKFSVPVKLVRKTFLQGIFPHKGRLKFMGKSLKFYQKSGLQKFARSSGAMKMFPEHLRQLEKVVPTVTGDGLTDLWKKAGFPLRTEKTSSGSDLLIIPAVGEKVSRVGMFRGCIMDVMFAETNVNTVRLLRQAGFEVAIPDSQVCCGALHAHASEMEDARDLAGQNLIAFKEAGVDYIVSNAGGCGALLKEYDHLMKDAADAGQQADARQFAGQLKDISELLQDIGRPLIPLEDKSDETAPVKVTYQDSCHLRNVMRVQGQPRELIHQMQGVSLCELQGSEVCCGSAGIYNMTQPQMSMDLLDHKMDHVKDTRAEVVITSNPGCLLQMKWGIERAGVQDHVEAVHLVDFLTERVRLYDKDQDD, from the coding sequence ATGAAGGGAATGACTGGAATGGAACAATCACATGGTGCGCTCGCCCAGCGCATGAAGCTGACGCTGGATGAAGAGCAGCTGACCAACTGCATGCGTTGTGGCTTTTGCCAGATGGCCTGCCCGACTTTTCTCGAGACTGGACTCGAGGCGGCATCGCCGCGGGGCCGGATTGCACTCATGAAAGCGGTCGTGGACGGGATTATGGAACCTGATGAAAGCTTCCAGAGCCAGATGGATCTGTGTCTCGGCTGTCGTGCCTGTGAGCCTGCATGTCCGTCCGATGTGAAATACGGGCAGCTTATTGAACAGACGCGGGAAGCTATTGTGAAGGAGAAGAAATTTTCCGTACCTGTGAAGCTTGTCCGAAAGACTTTTTTACAGGGGATTTTTCCGCATAAAGGCCGGCTGAAGTTTATGGGCAAGAGTCTTAAATTTTATCAAAAGTCAGGCCTGCAGAAATTCGCCCGTAGTTCTGGCGCAATGAAGATGTTTCCTGAGCATCTCCGTCAGCTGGAGAAGGTGGTTCCTACGGTAACCGGAGACGGCCTGACGGATCTTTGGAAAAAGGCAGGGTTCCCGCTACGTACAGAGAAGACCTCGTCTGGATCGGATTTACTGATCATTCCTGCAGTGGGTGAGAAGGTATCAAGGGTCGGCATGTTCCGCGGCTGTATTATGGATGTGATGTTTGCCGAAACGAATGTGAATACGGTTCGATTGCTGCGTCAGGCTGGCTTTGAGGTAGCGATCCCGGACAGTCAGGTATGCTGCGGGGCATTGCACGCACATGCTAGTGAGATGGAGGATGCGCGTGATTTGGCCGGGCAAAACCTGATCGCATTTAAGGAGGCAGGGGTCGACTATATCGTAAGTAATGCCGGCGGCTGTGGAGCGCTGCTGAAGGAATACGACCACTTGATGAAGGATGCAGCCGATGCCGGGCAGCAAGCCGATGCACGTCAGTTCGCCGGACAGCTGAAGGATATTTCCGAGCTGCTACAGGATATTGGTCGCCCACTTATCCCGTTAGAGGATAAATCGGATGAGACGGCACCGGTGAAAGTGACATATCAGGATTCCTGTCATCTGCGGAATGTTATGCGTGTTCAGGGACAGCCGAGAGAACTGATTCACCAGATGCAGGGTGTGAGTCTGTGCGAGCTTCAGGGATCTGAGGTCTGTTGCGGCTCGGCGGGTATCTACAATATGACACAGCCTCAAATGTCGATGGATCTGCTAGACCATAAGATGGATCATGTAAAAGACACCCGTGCGGAGGTAGTGATTACGTCTAATCCGGGCTGTCTGCTTCAAATGAAGTGGGGGATTGAACGGGCTGGAGTTCAGGACCATGTCGAAGCTGTTCACCTCGTGGACTTCTTGACTGAACGTGTCCGTCTTTACGATAAGGACCAAGATGATTAA
- a CDS encoding helix-turn-helix domain-containing protein, protein MKVELGRCLLNEVLKKAGMTTVDLSRKLLYKPERLSDYIDNKRVMPLKVALSIADTTDCRVEELYEIIPVKNHEN, encoded by the coding sequence ATGAAAGTTGAGCTTGGCCGTTGTCTGTTGAACGAAGTGCTGAAAAAGGCTGGAATGACGACGGTAGACCTTTCCCGCAAACTGCTGTACAAACCTGAACGATTGTCCGATTATATCGATAATAAGAGGGTGATGCCGCTGAAGGTTGCTCTATCGATCGCAGATACGACTGACTGCCGTGTGGAAGAACTATACGAAATCATTCCGGTAAAAAACCATGAAAATTAA
- the pdxK gene encoding pyridoxine/pyridoxal/pyridoxamine kinase: MTIKKALTVAGSDTSGGAGIQADLKTFQEFDVYGMTALTTIVCMEPETWNHQVFPVALDIVETQLKTVIEGIGIDAMKTGMLGSVEIIELVSQFIDRYNLKRVVIDPVMVCKGTDEVLQPENTEAMIEFLLPRADLVTPNLFEASQLAKSGPIKTLEQMQEAAAVIHSKGAKNVLIKDRGKIQEGKAMDLLYDGKNFEWFEADAIVTQFTHGAGCTSSASVTAGLAKGLTVRDSVQQAKAFITQAISNGFQLNKFVGPTRHSAHRSTL, translated from the coding sequence ATGACGATTAAAAAAGCTTTGACGGTTGCCGGTTCGGATACAAGCGGTGGTGCTGGCATCCAGGCAGATTTGAAAACATTTCAGGAATTTGATGTTTACGGCATGACGGCACTGACGACTATCGTGTGCATGGAGCCGGAAACGTGGAATCATCAGGTATTCCCAGTAGCTCTGGATATTGTGGAAACACAACTCAAGACGGTGATTGAAGGAATCGGAATTGACGCTATGAAGACGGGCATGCTCGGTTCCGTTGAGATTATTGAGCTTGTCTCACAATTTATTGATCGTTATAACCTGAAACGGGTCGTTATCGATCCCGTGATGGTATGCAAGGGCACCGATGAAGTACTCCAACCAGAGAACACGGAAGCGATGATTGAGTTTCTGCTGCCGCGGGCGGATCTAGTAACACCGAACCTATTCGAAGCTTCGCAACTCGCGAAATCCGGTCCGATCAAGACTCTGGAACAAATGCAGGAAGCTGCAGCAGTGATCCACAGCAAGGGAGCCAAGAACGTCCTGATTAAAGACAGAGGAAAGATTCAGGAAGGCAAAGCAATGGATCTTCTGTATGACGGCAAAAATTTTGAGTGGTTTGAAGCGGATGCTATCGTTACGCAATTCACGCATGGTGCGGGCTGCACCTCCTCCGCGTCGGTAACAGCCGGTCTTGCCAAAGGGCTTACCGTTCGGGATTCAGTTCAGCAAGCTAAGGCATTTATTACTCAAGCCATTTCAAACGGCTTCCAATTGAACAAATTTGTTGGTCCAACACGTCACTCCGCACATCGGAGTACCTTATAG
- a CDS encoding anhydro-N-acetylmuramic acid kinase produces the protein MIVSGWEKDLPVIVVGLMSGTSLDGIDAAVVRITGSGLQSQVELIHYASTPYDASTREKLKALCSVEHSSSASICSMNAYLGSLFGEAVLQAVSEAMLQIDDVHLISSHGQTVWHIPVGESGDHYSVPSTLQIGDISVIAKHTGTMVVGDFRPADMAVGGQGAPLVPYGDFILFRDERKGRLLQNIGGIGNCSAIPGGAGPTEVLAFDTGPGNMVMDEVVYVLSGGRLSYDEEGRWAAQGRADDGLLAEMMSHPYFHMTPPKSTGRELFGKGYASWFLDKAKERNLSDEDIIATATAFTAHSIADSYQKYVFPVCKIHEVIVSGGGAHNAELLRMLSELIPEQKVLTSAQLGFHDDAKEAVIFALLGNDFMHGIPNNLPAATGAGRPTVMGKLALP, from the coding sequence ATGATCGTATCCGGTTGGGAAAAGGATCTTCCGGTAATCGTAGTCGGACTTATGTCGGGAACTTCACTGGATGGCATAGATGCGGCCGTTGTCCGGATTACCGGAAGCGGATTGCAGTCACAGGTGGAGCTTATTCATTACGCAAGTACACCGTATGATGCTTCAACCAGAGAGAAACTGAAGGCATTGTGCAGTGTGGAGCATTCCAGCAGCGCTTCGATATGCAGCATGAATGCCTATTTGGGAAGTCTGTTCGGTGAAGCAGTTCTTCAAGCCGTCTCGGAAGCCATGCTTCAAATCGATGACGTTCATTTGATTAGCTCGCACGGTCAAACGGTGTGGCATATTCCAGTGGGAGAGAGTGGAGATCACTATTCTGTTCCTTCTACACTGCAAATCGGTGATATATCGGTTATAGCCAAGCACACCGGAACAATGGTCGTGGGCGATTTCAGGCCTGCGGACATGGCCGTCGGTGGACAAGGCGCACCTCTTGTTCCATACGGTGATTTTATTCTGTTTCGGGATGAGCGCAAAGGGCGTCTGCTTCAAAATATCGGCGGAATCGGGAATTGCTCGGCCATCCCGGGTGGTGCAGGTCCCACAGAAGTGCTCGCGTTCGACACGGGACCGGGCAATATGGTTATGGATGAAGTCGTTTATGTCTTGTCTGGGGGCCGTCTGTCTTACGATGAAGAAGGACGGTGGGCAGCACAGGGGAGAGCCGACGATGGTCTTCTTGCGGAAATGATGTCACACCCTTATTTTCATATGACGCCTCCCAAGTCCACAGGCAGGGAGTTGTTCGGTAAGGGCTATGCTTCTTGGTTCTTGGATAAGGCCAAAGAGCGGAATCTTTCGGATGAGGACATCATTGCAACAGCGACAGCATTTACCGCTCATTCGATAGCAGACAGTTATCAAAAATATGTGTTTCCGGTTTGTAAAATTCATGAAGTGATCGTTAGTGGCGGCGGGGCTCATAATGCAGAGCTGCTACGGATGCTTTCCGAACTGATACCGGAGCAGAAGGTGTTGACCTCGGCACAGCTTGGCTTTCATGATGATGCGAAAGAAGCCGTCATTTTTGCACTGCTGGGTAATGATTTCATGCATGGCATTCCGAATAATTTGCCTGCGGCAACAGGTGCGGGACGTCCTACAGTCATGGGGAAATTGGCATTGCCATAG